From one Solanum stenotomum isolate F172 chromosome 12, ASM1918654v1, whole genome shotgun sequence genomic stretch:
- the LOC125848275 gene encoding uncharacterized protein At4g06744-like translates to MSARNFISTAQLLVILIFFISSFFHVNALTSSVKNGREAIEVIIGGGGDVPSIAPAYPPYSYSPPPQEPLCPLPPPPPEPLCPPPMPPPPPPEPLCPPPMSPPPPPPPIIPNPPKLSPPPPKPPKIPNPPKLSPRPPPPTPNYLLASAISVIQRFRKTITSDPSGITKTWVGNDICKDPTKYIGFICNNNKVVAVNFNGRNFKGNPLSLKDFINGIPTLEIFHSNSNNFTGEIPNNISTQSIPNLFELDLSNNKYVGFFPKAVLGATRLTYLDLRFNQIKGPVNPQVFTLDLDILFLNNNCFSGKIPENLGRTAALYLTLANNKFIGEIPKSIGHAKGNLLEVLFFNNQLTGCLPYEIGMLKLASVFDASKNKLTGPIPQSFGCLEQMEVMDLSYNQLYGEVPETLCKISSLEELTLKYNYFTQIGPECRKLVKENVLDIGMNCIIDLENQRKPEECETFFLQKRNCRDMKSLSYVPCKIHDFSSRNSSSGRAHTGDARTRSTTYAALKKPHH, encoded by the coding sequence ATGAGTGCAAGAAACTTTATTTCAACAGCTCAATTATTAGTAATACTCATCTTCTTTATCTCCTCATTCTTCCATGTAAATGCCTTAACTTCATCTGTCAAAAATGGCAGAGAAGCCATAGAAGTCATAATTGGTGGAGGAGGAGATGTCCCTTCCATTGCTCCTGCTTATCCTCCATATTCATATTCTCCTCCTCCACAAGAACCACTTTGCCCTCTTCCTCCCCCTCCTCCAGAACCACTTTGTCCCCCTCCCATGCCCCCACCTCCTCCTCCTGAGCCACTTTGTCCCCCTCCCAtgtcaccaccaccaccaccacccccAATAATTCCAAATCCTCCCAAACTATCCCCACCCCCACCCAAACCCCCAAAAATTCCAAATCCTCCCAAACTATCCCCACGcccacccccacccacccccaaTTATCTACTAGCATCAGCCATAAGTGTCATTCAAAGATTTAGGAAGACAATAACTAGTGACCCCTCTGGCATTACAAAAACATGGGTAGGCAATGACATTTGCAAAGACCCAACCAAGTATATAGGTTTCATTTGCAACAATAACAAAGTTGTTGCTGTCAATTTCAATGGTAGAAACTTTAAGGGAAATCCTCTGTCTCTGAAAGATTTCATTAATGGAATCCCCACTCTGGAAATCTTCCATTCCAACTCCAACAACTTCACTGGAGAAATACCCAATAATATATCGACCCAGAGTATTCCTAATCTTTTCGAACTTGATTTGAGCAACAACAAATATGTTGGTTTTTTTCCAAAAGCTGTTCTTGGTGCCACCAGGTTAACTTATTTGGATCTCAGATTCAACCAGATAAAAGGTCCAGTAAACCCTCAAGTATTCACACTGGACCTTGATATTCTTTTTCTCAACAACAATTGTTTTTCCGGGAAAATCCCGGAAAATTTAGGCCGTACTGCTGCCCTGTATCTTACATTAGCCAACAATAAATTCATTGGTGAAATCCCCAAAAGCATTGGTCATGCCAAGGGAAACCTCCTTGAGGTTCTCTTCTTCAATAATCAACTTACTGGTTGCTTGCCTTATGAGATAGGCATGTTGAAATTGGCATCTGTATTTGATGCTAGTAAGAATAAATTAACAGGTCCGATCCCGCAATCTTTCGGGTGCCTTGAGCAAATGGAAGTGATGGATCTGTCTTACAATCAATTGTATGGGGAAGTGCCGGAAACATTGTGCAAGATCAGTAGCTTGGAGGAACTCACTTTGAAATACAACTATTTCACACAGATTGGACCGGAATGTCGGAAGTTGGTAAAGGAGAATGTACTTGATATTGGCATGAATTGCATTATTGATCTTGAGAACCAGAGAAAGCCGGAGGAATGCGAAACTTTCTTTTTGCAAAAGAGAAATTGCCGGGACATGAAGTCACTAAGCTATGTACCTTGTAAGATTCATGACTTCTCTTCTAGGAATAGTTCTTCAGGTCGAGCTCATACCGGCGATGCAAGGACTCGTTCGACTACTTATGCTGCCCTCAAGAAACCTCACCACTGA
- the LOC125848294 gene encoding protein IRX15-LIKE-like: MKNNIGNNTKLILLHPYIQKQGTSYRLWVLAFISFLTIAFLLTLIYTRESFTTSSVAAVSSITASTNPPLSKAVVRALTHYASNSNNTERMSYTDIKQIADVLRQCQQPCNLLVFGLTHETLLWKALNHNGRTVFIDENRYYAAYIEEKYPEIEAYDVQYTTKLSEMKELIAAVKEQIRNECKPVQNLLFSECKLGINDLPNQFYEVNWDVILVDGPRGYWPEAPGRMSAIFTAGVLARSKKCGNPKTHVFVHDFNKKVDRITSEEFLCKENLVNSKDMLGHFVIGRMDPNSYTFCRNHI; the protein is encoded by the coding sequence ATGAAGAACAATATTGGCAATAATACAAAACTCATACTCTTACATCCTTATATCCAGAAACAAGGAACCTCGTATCGTTTATGGGTTCTTGCATTTATTTCATTCCTCACTATTGCATTCCTCCTTACTCTTATTTACACTAGAGAATCCTTCACCACATCCTCTGTCGCCGCGGTCTCTTCCATAACTGCTTCAACTAATCCTCCATTATCAAAAGCAGTTGTAAGGGCTCTTAcacattatgcatcaaattccAACAACACTGAACGTATGTCGTATACAGATATCAAACAAATTGCTGATGTTCTCCGACAATGTCAACAACCTTGCAATCTCCTTGTTTTCGGACTTACACACGAGACACTTTTATGGAAAGCGTTGAATCACAATGGCAGAACAGTTTTCATTGACGAAAATAGATATTACGCTGCTTACATTGAGGAGAAATATCCGGAAATTGAAGCTTACGATGTGCAGTATACAACAAAATTGAGCGAAATGAAAGAGTTGATTGCTGCAGTGAAGGAACAAATACGGAATGAGTGTAAGCCGGTCCAGAATTTGTTGTTTTCGGAGTGTAAACTTGGGATAAATGATCTTCCTAACCAATTCTATGAGGTGAATTGGGATGTTATTTTGGTTGATGGACCAAGAGGGTACTGGCCAGAGGCACCCGGTAGAATGTCAGCTATTTTTACTGCTGGAGTACTGGCACGGAGCAAAAAGTGTGGAAATCCGAAAACACATGTTTTTGTGCAtgattttaataaaaaagtGGATAGAATTACAAGTGAAGAGTTCTTATGTAAAGAGAATTTGGTGAATTCGAAGGATATGTTGGGACATTTCGTTATAGGAAGAATGGATCCCAACAGCTATACGTTCTGTCGCAACCATATATAA